In the Topomyia yanbarensis strain Yona2022 chromosome 3, ASM3024719v1, whole genome shotgun sequence genome, one interval contains:
- the LOC131692220 gene encoding CXXC-type zinc finger protein 1-like: MAEPKKKSKKSKEEIAREFDLPERKSKIATILKQDGQAYCICRSSDSSRFMIACDACEEWYHGDCINVSEKEAKHIKQYYCQRCKEEDPSLQTVFRLVPAAVPMPNPDDKKPKKVKEKGASKSEKRCGQCEGCKAQSCRSCDACLGYQNNGRKQRCEMRICTNTVSRKKDRESKAASRAKKRKRSLTPEGGINPALEGDRQCYGPGCIMTARPQSKYCSDHCGMKLATSRIYQVLPQRIQEWSLSPAVCEEQNKKALEAIRTKQTIVRATLAELDKRHAELDLLVDRAKRCTLDPNALDSNDVEDEMSTYCITCGHEIHSKTAIRHMEKCFNKYESQASFGSIFKTRIEGNSMFCDFYNPASTTYCKRLRVLCPEHCKDPKVSDTDVCGCPLVRNVFQLTGEFCRAPKKSCFKHYVWEKIRRAEIDLERVRQWLKMDELVEQERQVRQAMASRAGVLGLMLHSTYNHEIMEKLCSGKLQ, encoded by the exons ATGGCTGAACCCAAGAAAAAGAGTAAAAAATCG AAAGAGGAAATCGCGCGTGAATTTGATCTTCCGGAGCGGAAAAGTAAAATTGCCACCATCCTAAAACAGGATGGCCAAGCGTACTGCATTTGCCGGTCATCTGATTCTTCTCGTTTTATGAT CGCCTGTGATGCCTGCGAGGAATGGTACCATGGGGATTGCATCAATGTTTCGGAAAAGGAAGCCAAACATATCAAGCAATACTACTGTCAACGATGCAAGGAGGAAGACCCCTCGCTGCAGACCGTATTCCGGCTTGTGCCGGCCGCAGTACCGATGCCCAATCCGGATGATAAGAAACCGAAGAAGGTGAAGGAAAAGGGGGCTAGTAAGTCGGAGAAACGATGCGGGCAGTGTGAAGGATGCAAGGCGCAAAGCTGTAGAAGTTGTGATGCTTGTCTGGGATACCAAAATAATGGTAGAAAGCAACGGTGTGAAATGAGAATCTGTACCAACACAGTCAGTAGGAAAAAGGATCGTGAATCCAAAGCTGCTTCTAGAGCTAAAAAGAGGAAACGCTCGTTGACTCCGGAAGGTGGAATAAATCCCGCTTTAGAAGGAGATCGACAATGTTATGGTCCCGGTTGCATTATGACTGCAAGGCCCCAGTCCAAGTACTGCTCTGATCATTGTGGTATGAAGTTGGCAACCAGTAGAATATACCAAGTTCTTCCACAGCGGATTCAGGAATGGTCGCTAAGCCCAGCGGTATGCGAGGAACAAAACAAAAAGGCTTTGGAGGCAATTCGAACTAAACAAACAATTGTCCGAGCGACATTAGCCGAGTTGGATAAACGGCACGCGGAATTGGACCTGCTAGTTGACCGCGCAAAAAGGTGCACGCTGGATCCGAATGCACTGGACAGTAATGACGTTGAGGATGAAATGTCAACATATTGTATAACCTGTGGTCATGAAATTCACTCCAAAACCGCTATTCGCCATATGGAGAAATGTTTCAATAAGTACGAAAGCCAAGCCAGTTTCGGCAGCATTTTCAAAACGAGAATAGAGGGCAACTCGATGTTTTGTGATTTCTACAACCCGGCCAGTACGACGTACTGCAAACGGCTCCGGGTGCTTTGTCCAGAGCATTGCAAGGATCCGAAGGTGAGCGATACGGACGTTTGCGGATGTCCACTGGTGAGAAATGTCTTCCAACTAACGGGAGAGTTTTGTCG TGCTCCTAAAAAATCCTGTTTCAAGCATTATGTATGGGAAAAGATCCGGCGGGCAGAAATCGATTTGGAACGTGTGCGGCAATGGCTGAAAATGGATGAACTCGTTGAACAGGAACGACAAGTTCGTCAAGCGATGGCATCACGAGCAGGTGTTCTAGGATTAATGCTACACTCGACTTACAATCACGAGATTATGGAAAAATTGTGCAGTGGAAAGCTTCAATGA